The window AAATCGTCAATCAGCTGAAAGCAGAAAATGAAAAACTGAAAAACGAATTGATCAAATCAGGTAAGAAATTAGAAATTGCCGAGGTCAATCTGGATGATCGCCGTCGTGAACTTATACTACAATGGTTTATGTATGGTGGTGGTGTTGCTGGTGCTGGGCTTATTTTTGGTCTGATCTTGCCACATATTATTCCACGCCGTAAAAAACGTAATGACCGTTGGATGAGCTAACACGTTAATGATGAAAATATATCTGGTGGGCGGAGCCGTTCGCGATGAATTGCTTGGGCTTCCAGTCTCCGATAGAGACTATGTGGTAGTCGGGTCAACACCCGATGAGATGTTGGCACAAGGTTTTCAACAGGTGGGAAAGGACTTCCCTGTATTTCTGCATCCGAAAACGCATGAAGAGTATGCTTTAGCCAGAACAGAACGTAAAACAGGTTCTGGCTATACTGGATTTAGTTGCTATTCAGCGCCAGATGTCACTATTGAGGATGACCTTTTACGTCGCGACCTCACCATTAATGCCATCGCTAAAGATGACCAAGGCCAACTCACTGACCCCTATCATGGGGTAGATGACCTCAACGCACGTATTCTACGCCACGTTTCCGATGCCTTTGCTGAAGATCCACTACGTATACTGCGTGTTGCACGTTTTGCCGCACGTTTCTCAGCACTGGGGTTTCAGATCGCGCCTGAAACCATGACGTTGATGCAAACCATGACCGCATCCGGTGAGCTAACACATCTCACCGCAGAGCGTGTTTGGGCCGAAACTGAAAAAGCGCTGAGGTCAAACTCGCCACAGGTCTACTTTGAAGTATTGCGTCAATGCGGTGCCCTTGCGGTTCTGTTCCCTGAAATTGATAATCTGTTTGGTATTCCAGCTCCAGCCAAGTGGCACCCTGAAATTGATACGGGTATCCACACTCTCATGGCATTAGGTATGGCAGCAGAACTCAGCTCTGACGTCGACATTCGCTTCTCTGTACTCTGCCATGATGTCGGTAAGGCACTCACACCAAAACATCTTTGGCCTAGCCACCCTAATCATGGTGAAGCAGGTGTCGCGCTGATAGATAATTTATGCGATCGATTGAAAGTTCCCAATAGTGCTAGAGAGCTGGCACGACTCAGTGCCCGTTTTCATGACAAAATCCATGTGATTAATAGGCTAAGCGCGACAGAACTCATTCAATTGTTTGATGGATTGGATAGTTGGCGTAAACCTGAACGAATTATTCAGTTAAGCCTAATCAGTGAGGCTGACGCACGTGGACGAGCTGGCCTTGAACAGCAAGCTTACCCACAAGGAGAATTCCTGCGCCAAGCCTTTGCCACCGCGCAAACAGTCAGTGTTAAACCTATTATCGAGCAAGGCTTTCAAGGGCCACAAATCCGCGAAGAACTCACTCGTCAACGTATTGCACATGTAGAACAGTGGCGACAACAACAAACCACCTTATCACTTCATCCATAATCATTGGCGGTAGTTGACCGCCAATGACAGGAGTTAAGCCCTTTTAGTGCCTCTTTCAATCACTACACCGACACTTTTAGCGCGGGCAACGGCACCGGGTTTAGCGACTTTAATGCGCACCCAAGGACTACAAAAGTCATTTAATAAAAGTTGAGCCACCTCTTCAGCAACTCTCTCTACTAAGCCAAATTTATTTTTGCTAACATGAGTTATGATGGCTTGGCTAATTTGCGCGTAATCGAGACAATCTTTTACTTTATCGCTCCTTGATGCTCGTTTGTTATCCCATCCCATTTCGATATCGAGCACCAGTTTCTGCTCAATTTCTTGTTCCCAGTCATATACACCAATAGTGG of the Providencia stuartii genome contains:
- a CDS encoding multifunctional CCA addition/repair protein, translated to MKIYLVGGAVRDELLGLPVSDRDYVVVGSTPDEMLAQGFQQVGKDFPVFLHPKTHEEYALARTERKTGSGYTGFSCYSAPDVTIEDDLLRRDLTINAIAKDDQGQLTDPYHGVDDLNARILRHVSDAFAEDPLRILRVARFAARFSALGFQIAPETMTLMQTMTASGELTHLTAERVWAETEKALRSNSPQVYFEVLRQCGALAVLFPEIDNLFGIPAPAKWHPEIDTGIHTLMALGMAAELSSDVDIRFSVLCHDVGKALTPKHLWPSHPNHGEAGVALIDNLCDRLKVPNSARELARLSARFHDKIHVINRLSATELIQLFDGLDSWRKPERIIQLSLISEADARGRAGLEQQAYPQGEFLRQAFATAQTVSVKPIIEQGFQGPQIREELTRQRIAHVEQWRQQQTTLSLHP
- the folB gene encoding bifunctional dihydroneopterin aldolase/7,8-dihydroneopterin epimerase — encoded protein: MDIVFIEQLSVITTIGVYDWEQEIEQKLVLDIEMGWDNKRASRSDKVKDCLDYAQISQAIITHVSKNKFGLVERVAEEVAQLLLNDFCSPWVRIKVAKPGAVARAKSVGVVIERGTKRA